Proteins found in one Trueperaceae bacterium genomic segment:
- a CDS encoding thiamine diphosphokinase: protein MSEARARTALILAGGTLPLPHLWPLALAGADLIVAADGGLAHARVLGVTPDLIVGDLDSVEERDLRRHATVAVERHPVAKNELDLELALGAAWARGAERATVVGAFGSRLDQSFGALLIAGRLAAAGREVTLLAGPHEARPVAAGGATTRDLPEGTTVSLLALTEDCNVTTTGVRYPLSAASLPLGSGLGVSNVAVGGAVTLEVHAGVVTLLVEHAATDPREAIWGAQRGRIGAALAAADPDLADLVERVAYAEVFARGGLDLATRELLAVALLTGAGAVTELPTHLRGALRVGASERQLRETIIHAAMFVGFPKSLAAMRALQAFLAGAGGAAATGPDDG from the coding sequence ATGTCTGAGGCGCGTGCGCGCACCGCCCTGATCCTGGCGGGCGGCACCCTGCCGCTCCCCCACCTGTGGCCCCTGGCCCTCGCCGGCGCGGACCTGATCGTCGCCGCCGACGGCGGCCTGGCTCACGCCCGCGTGCTCGGCGTCACCCCGGACCTGATCGTGGGCGACCTCGACAGCGTCGAGGAGCGCGACCTGCGCCGGCACGCGACGGTGGCGGTGGAGCGCCACCCGGTGGCGAAGAACGAGCTCGACCTGGAGCTGGCGCTTGGCGCCGCCTGGGCGCGCGGCGCTGAGCGCGCCACGGTGGTGGGAGCGTTCGGGTCGCGCCTCGACCAGAGCTTTGGCGCGTTGTTGATAGCCGGCCGCCTGGCGGCCGCTGGGCGCGAGGTGACGCTGCTCGCCGGCCCTCACGAGGCGCGGCCCGTGGCGGCGGGGGGCGCGACCACCCGCGACCTGCCCGAGGGGACCACGGTGAGCCTGCTGGCGCTCACGGAGGACTGCAACGTGACCACCACCGGCGTGCGCTACCCGTTGAGCGCGGCTTCGTTGCCGTTGGGCAGCGGCCTCGGGGTCTCGAACGTCGCCGTCGGGGGCGCCGTCACGCTGGAGGTGCACGCCGGGGTGGTGACGCTCCTCGTGGAACACGCCGCGACCGACCCGCGGGAGGCCATCTGGGGGGCGCAGCGGGGGCGCATCGGGGCGGCCCTGGCGGCGGCCGATCCCGACCTGGCCGACCTGGTCGAGCGCGTCGCCTACGCGGAGGTGTTCGCTCGCGGCGGGCTCGACCTGGCGACCCGCGAGCTGCTCGCGGTGGCGCTGCTCACGGGGGCGGGGGCCGTGACCGAACTGCCCACCCACCTGCGGGGCGCGCTCCGCGTGGGCGCGAGCGAGAGGCAGCTGCGCGAGACCATCATCCACGCGGCGATGTTCGTGGGCTTCCCGAAGTCCCTCGCGGCCATGCGGGCGTTACAGGCTTTCCTGGCGGGGGCCGGCGGAGCCGCCGCGACCGGGCCCGACGACGGCTGA
- a CDS encoding aquaporin, with protein MNTKALVAEFVGTFTLIFAGVGAIAIGADLVGVALAHGLALAIMITAVMAVSGGHLNPAVTIGLWAAGKFPTAGVVGYLLAQVAGAFVAAVLIKLGLPDQTAVAGTGTPTLAAGVSVGSAILLEAVLTFFLVFTVLGTAVDKRAPKLGGLLIGLSVTMGVLVAGPITGAALNPARHLGPALLAGGAFLGQFWIYWLGPVLGGVLAGIVYRAGIEAPEHRPN; from the coding sequence ATGAACACGAAAGCACTCGTCGCCGAGTTCGTCGGCACCTTCACCCTCATCTTCGCGGGCGTCGGTGCCATCGCCATCGGCGCCGACCTCGTCGGCGTGGCGCTCGCGCACGGCCTCGCGCTCGCCATCATGATCACCGCGGTCATGGCCGTGAGCGGCGGCCACCTCAACCCGGCCGTCACCATCGGCCTGTGGGCAGCCGGCAAGTTCCCCACCGCCGGCGTCGTCGGTTACCTGCTTGCCCAGGTGGCCGGCGCGTTCGTCGCTGCCGTGCTGATCAAGCTCGGCCTGCCGGACCAGACGGCGGTGGCGGGCACCGGCACCCCCACCCTGGCGGCCGGAGTGAGCGTGGGCTCCGCCATACTCCTCGAGGCCGTCCTGACCTTCTTCCTCGTGTTCACGGTCCTCGGCACGGCGGTCGACAAGCGCGCGCCGAAGCTTGGCGGCCTGCTCATCGGGCTGTCGGTCACGATGGGAGTGCTGGTGGCCGGCCCCATCACGGGCGCGGCCCTGAACCCGGCGCGGCACCTCGGCCCGGCGCTTCTCGCCGGCGGCGCCTTCCTCGGCCAGTTCTGGATCTACTGGCTGGGCCCCGTCCTGGGTGGCGTGCTCGCCGGCATCGTCTACCGGGCCGGCATCGAGGCACCCGAGCACCGTCCGAACTGA